The following proteins are encoded in a genomic region of Streptomyces lunaelactis:
- a CDS encoding SpoIIE family protein phosphatase yields the protein MSGTLVLSLTGKHPRTVAGQVFILQAAVVVLLTAGAVLALVLQSRNDVDREARRLSVGVAETFAHSLGLREALKAPDPSKVLQPLTEEMRKRAGVDFIVVMDTGGIRYTHPQPERIGKRFVGTIEPSLAGRVHTESVRGPLGQEIQAVVPVTSADGKVVALVSAGLTVENVTGVVDRQLPVILGVSAAGLGLATVGTALITRRLQRQTHGLGPLEMTRMYEHHDAVLHAVREGVLITDADGRLVLANDEARRLLALPADAEGRDIRRLPDLDKRVAGLLLSGRVATDEVLAAGDRLLVVNQRPTMPRGQPEGAVVTIRDSTEMRILTGRAEAARRRLKLLYDAGIGIGTSLDVERTAEELADVAVPRFADYVTVDLADPVLHGDEPTGTSADMRRTAVSGISDDQPLYPRGKLIDFLPSTPQARGLGTGQAELVPNLADAPGWLAQDPPRTQSVIDYGIHSLITAPLKARGVVLGVVNFWRSQKPEPFDDDDLSLAEELVARAAVSIDNARRYTREHAMAVTLQRSLLPQALPDQSAVDVAHYYQPAQSGVGGDWFDVIPLPGSRVALVVGDVVGHGLHAAATMGRLRTAVHNFSSLDLPPDELLARLDELVQRIDRDGDVGDGGMLGATCLYAVYDPVSQHCAVGRAGHPPPLVVRPDGTVDIPQVPAGPPLGLGGMPFETAELNLSEGSQLVFYTDGLIEDRTRDIDEGLELLRAALSHPGRRPEESCRAVLDALLPARPRDDVALLIAQTRTLDADHVIEWAVPFEPSAVGAMRAVVVEKLDEWGLSDLAFGTELVLSELITNAIRYGSAPVRVRLLRDRTLTCEVSDGSSTSPHLRYAATTDEGGRGLFLVAQLSRRWGTRYTPEGKVIWAEQPLPGSSEGPENQLPDFLDADAI from the coding sequence GTGTCGGGAACCTTGGTGCTGTCGCTGACCGGGAAGCACCCGCGAACCGTCGCCGGACAGGTGTTCATACTCCAGGCGGCGGTCGTAGTGCTGCTCACCGCCGGCGCCGTACTGGCGCTGGTGCTCCAGTCGCGGAACGACGTCGATCGGGAGGCCCGCCGCCTGTCGGTGGGGGTCGCCGAGACATTCGCCCACTCACTCGGGCTCCGTGAGGCGCTGAAGGCCCCGGACCCGTCCAAGGTCCTCCAGCCGCTCACAGAAGAGATGCGCAAACGCGCGGGCGTCGACTTCATCGTAGTGATGGACACCGGCGGAATCCGCTACACGCACCCCCAGCCCGAGCGTATCGGCAAGCGATTCGTGGGCACGATCGAGCCCTCCCTGGCAGGCCGGGTGCACACCGAGAGCGTGCGAGGGCCTCTCGGCCAGGAGATCCAGGCCGTGGTCCCGGTGACCTCCGCCGACGGCAAGGTCGTGGCGCTGGTGTCGGCCGGTCTCACAGTGGAGAACGTGACCGGCGTGGTCGACCGGCAGCTCCCCGTCATCCTCGGGGTCAGCGCGGCCGGCCTGGGCCTGGCCACCGTCGGCACTGCGCTGATCACCAGACGGCTGCAGCGACAGACCCACGGGCTCGGGCCGCTGGAGATGACCCGGATGTACGAACACCACGACGCGGTCCTGCACGCCGTCCGCGAGGGCGTCCTGATCACCGATGCGGACGGGCGGCTGGTGCTCGCGAACGACGAGGCCAGACGGCTGCTGGCACTGCCGGCCGACGCGGAGGGACGCGACATCAGGCGCCTGCCCGACCTCGACAAGCGCGTGGCCGGACTCCTGCTGTCCGGTCGGGTGGCCACGGACGAGGTCCTCGCGGCCGGGGACCGGCTGCTGGTGGTGAACCAGCGGCCGACGATGCCCCGCGGCCAGCCGGAGGGGGCCGTGGTCACCATTCGCGACTCCACCGAGATGCGCATCCTCACCGGCCGGGCGGAAGCGGCTCGCAGGCGGCTGAAACTGCTGTACGACGCCGGTATCGGCATCGGGACCAGTCTCGACGTGGAGCGGACCGCCGAAGAGCTGGCTGACGTCGCCGTACCCCGGTTCGCGGACTACGTGACCGTCGATCTGGCGGACCCCGTGCTCCACGGCGACGAGCCGACCGGCACGAGCGCCGACATGCGCCGTACCGCGGTGAGCGGCATCAGTGACGACCAGCCGCTCTACCCGCGCGGCAAGCTGATCGACTTTCTCCCGTCCACACCGCAGGCGCGCGGCTTGGGCACCGGCCAGGCAGAACTGGTACCCAACCTGGCCGACGCGCCCGGCTGGTTGGCCCAGGACCCGCCGCGGACGCAGAGCGTGATCGACTACGGCATCCACTCCCTCATCACCGCCCCCCTCAAAGCGCGGGGCGTCGTGCTCGGAGTGGTCAACTTCTGGCGCTCGCAGAAGCCGGAGCCCTTTGACGACGACGATCTGTCCTTGGCCGAGGAGCTGGTCGCCCGGGCCGCGGTCAGCATCGACAACGCCCGCCGGTACACCCGTGAGCACGCCATGGCCGTGACGCTCCAGCGCAGCCTGTTGCCGCAGGCCCTGCCCGACCAGAGCGCCGTGGACGTGGCGCACTACTACCAGCCCGCGCAGTCCGGGGTGGGCGGCGACTGGTTCGACGTGATCCCGCTGCCGGGCAGCCGCGTCGCGCTCGTCGTCGGCGATGTGGTCGGCCATGGGCTGCACGCTGCGGCCACCATGGGCCGGCTGCGGACGGCTGTGCACAACTTCTCGTCCCTCGACCTGCCGCCCGACGAGCTGCTCGCCCGCCTCGACGAACTCGTCCAGCGCATCGACCGCGACGGGGATGTGGGCGACGGCGGCATGCTGGGCGCCACTTGCCTGTACGCCGTCTACGACCCGGTCTCCCAGCACTGTGCCGTGGGACGGGCGGGACACCCGCCGCCCCTGGTGGTCCGTCCCGACGGCACGGTGGACATCCCCCAGGTGCCGGCCGGACCCCCGCTGGGGCTGGGCGGGATGCCGTTCGAGACCGCGGAGCTGAACCTGAGCGAGGGCAGCCAGCTCGTGTTCTACACGGACGGGCTGATCGAGGACCGCACCCGCGACATCGACGAGGGGCTGGAACTGCTGCGCGCGGCCCTGAGCCATCCAGGACGGCGCCCGGAGGAGAGCTGCCGCGCGGTCCTCGACGCGCTCCTGCCGGCTCGTCCGCGCGACGACGTGGCTCTGCTCATCGCGCAGACCCGGACCCTCGACGCCGATCACGTCATCGAGTGGGCTGTGCCGTTCGAGCCGAGCGCGGTCGGCGCCATGCGAGCCGTCGTCGTGGAGAAGCTGGATGAATGGGGTCTGTCTGATCTCGCTTTCGGCACGGAGCTGGTGCTCAGCGAGTTGATCACCAACGCGATCCGCTACGGCTCCGCTCCGGTCCGCGTAAGGCTGCTGCGCGACCGCACGCTGACCTGCGAGGTGTCCGACGGGAGCAGCACCTCACCCCATCTCCGCTACGCCGCCACCACGGACGAGGGCGGGCGTGGGCTCTTCCTGGTGGCGCAGCTCAGCCGGCGGTGGGGTACCCGCTACACCCCCGAGGGCAAGGTCATCTGGGCCGAGCAGCCGCTGCCGGGCTCCTCGGAGGGCCCGGAGAATCAGCTCCCGGACTTCCTCGACGCCGACGCGATCTGA